One part of the uncultured Bacteroides sp. genome encodes these proteins:
- a CDS encoding SusC/RagA family TonB-linked outer membrane protein: MKNKIIALAIFACASLNSWAQNENNVTGRVIDPLGNPVSGALVSIVNNPFVKVATDKDGKFEIMASKENVLKIQTADDAVKMYPVVDSGKSVTVVMDFSTGKVNYGFGLEQALAESTGSVSTANSESINKRSALTIGNSLYGNVLGLTNMQRTGASWDQKSAMYIRGLKTLNGNNGILVVVDGLERDNNWNVLNYITPEEVESVNVLKDAAALALYGYKGVNGVLNIVTKRGKYKSREISFSYDHAIDWQVRKPEMADAYTYASALNEALTNDGKTVRYSQNELNAFKSGQYPYLYPNVDWWKETFKNTGASDIATLSFRGGSTRMRYYTMMNLQANQGFIANSNKNVGYSTQEKFSKGNFRTNLDMDLSPNTKMQANIMGVLNEFSRPGLGSDNLISKLYTVPSAAFPIRTQDGLWGGNATWNGYYNPVALTQARGYTKGHTRALYADMALKQDLSDFVKGLGGNIRIGYDNIASYWENHSKEYKYGSQSVSSWQNGAPAAYNTYTGGSDSEMSGDSKLDWQYRSFNFQANVDYQRQFGSHNLYTMLMYSYKYDNAKGVNQTFYHQNLAWYTHYGYKNRYFADFTLMNSASNVLETNHKWHLSPTVGLAWVMSNEDFMKNVNWVDFLKLRASWGILSTDNIPMLITNNTYTPYNGYWNQTVTGGGGYPIRDNFSNDGSWQEGTLPSLNGTTEKAHKYNIGLDAGLFKGLTLTIDGFYERRSDIWVNTSGKNSSVLGASNSYKNAGIVDSWGTEIGADYNKNIGDFTLTLGGKFTLSKNKIKEQLETPQAYDYLRSTGKSVGQIFGLQATGYFVDQADINNSPTQQFGQVKPGDIKYKDQNNDGVINNNDFVAMGYNSTVPEIYYSFNVGLEWKGLGFNALFQGVGNYTAILGATSVYQPLVGNSTISNYYYANRWSAENPNARFPRLTTEAVDNNLKVSSVWMADRSFLKLRNCEIYYKLPASFLERIKIKNAKFYVRGIDLLCFDKIDVSDPEAMGISYPATRSVNFGLSLGF; the protein is encoded by the coding sequence ATGAAAAATAAAATAATAGCTTTAGCAATATTTGCATGTGCAAGTTTAAATAGTTGGGCGCAGAATGAAAATAATGTGACTGGCAGGGTTATAGATCCGCTGGGAAATCCTGTATCGGGTGCGTTAGTTTCAATCGTGAACAATCCGTTTGTTAAGGTAGCTACTGATAAGGATGGTAAATTCGAAATCATGGCTAGTAAAGAAAATGTATTGAAAATTCAGACAGCTGATGATGCCGTAAAAATGTATCCGGTAGTAGACTCTGGTAAGTCTGTAACAGTTGTGATGGATTTTTCTACTGGAAAAGTTAATTATGGTTTTGGTTTGGAACAAGCATTGGCCGAGTCTACAGGATCTGTTTCAACAGCCAATTCTGAAAGTATAAACAAACGTTCTGCATTAACTATCGGTAATTCTTTATATGGTAACGTTTTAGGATTAACTAATATGCAGAGAACAGGTGCTTCCTGGGATCAGAAATCAGCTATGTATATCAGAGGACTAAAAACCCTTAATGGAAATAATGGTATATTGGTTGTGGTTGATGGATTGGAACGCGACAATAACTGGAATGTTTTGAATTACATTACTCCGGAAGAAGTTGAGTCAGTAAATGTTTTAAAAGATGCTGCGGCTTTGGCTTTATATGGATATAAAGGCGTGAATGGTGTTTTGAACATTGTTACTAAACGTGGTAAATACAAATCAAGAGAAATAAGTTTCAGTTATGATCATGCTATTGACTGGCAGGTTCGTAAACCCGAAATGGCTGATGCTTATACTTATGCTAGTGCATTGAATGAAGCATTGACAAATGATGGTAAGACTGTTCGTTATTCGCAGAATGAGTTGAATGCGTTTAAGAGTGGACAGTATCCTTATTTATATCCAAATGTAGACTGGTGGAAAGAAACATTCAAAAATACTGGAGCTTCTGATATTGCAACATTAAGCTTCCGTGGCGGTAGTACCAGAATGCGTTATTATACAATGATGAATTTGCAGGCTAATCAAGGTTTTATTGCTAATTCAAATAAGAATGTTGGTTATTCTACTCAGGAAAAATTCTCGAAAGGTAATTTCAGAACAAACCTGGATATGGACTTATCTCCTAATACAAAGATGCAAGCTAATATTATGGGAGTATTGAATGAATTCAGTCGTCCGGGATTAGGTTCTGATAATCTTATTTCAAAGCTTTATACTGTTCCGTCTGCTGCATTCCCTATTAGAACTCAAGATGGACTTTGGGGAGGTAATGCTACATGGAATGGTTATTATAACCCAGTGGCTTTGACTCAGGCGCGTGGTTATACCAAAGGACATACCCGTGCATTATATGCCGATATGGCATTAAAGCAAGATCTTTCTGATTTTGTAAAAGGGCTAGGAGGCAATATCCGTATTGGATATGACAATATCGCTTCATATTGGGAAAACCACTCCAAAGAATATAAATATGGTAGTCAAAGTGTTTCAAGCTGGCAGAATGGTGCCCCTGCAGCATATAATACTTATACTGGTGGTTCTGATAGTGAAATGAGTGGTGATAGTAAATTGGACTGGCAATATCGTTCATTCAATTTTCAGGCAAATGTGGATTATCAACGTCAGTTTGGTTCACACAACTTATATACAATGTTGATGTATTCATATAAATATGATAATGCAAAGGGTGTAAACCAGACTTTCTATCATCAGAATTTAGCGTGGTATACTCATTATGGATACAAGAATCGTTATTTTGCTGATTTTACATTGATGAATTCGGCTTCTAATGTTCTTGAAACAAATCATAAGTGGCATCTTTCTCCTACAGTTGGATTAGCGTGGGTAATGTCTAATGAAGACTTTATGAAGAATGTAAACTGGGTTGATTTCTTAAAACTTCGTGCTTCATGGGGGATTTTGAGTACAGACAATATTCCAATGTTGATTACAAATAATACTTATACTCCTTATAATGGTTATTGGAACCAAACCGTAACTGGTGGTGGTGGTTATCCTATAAGAGATAACTTTAGTAATGACGGTAGCTGGCAGGAAGGAACTTTACCTTCTTTAAATGGTACAACAGAAAAAGCACATAAATACAATATTGGTTTAGATGCAGGTTTATTTAAAGGATTAACTTTGACTATCGATGGTTTTTATGAAAGACGTTCTGATATTTGGGTTAATACTTCCGGAAAGAACTCTTCAGTACTGGGTGCTTCCAATTCTTATAAAAATGCAGGAATTGTTGATAGCTGGGGTACTGAGATTGGCGCTGATTACAACAAAAATATTGGCGATTTCACTCTAACTCTTGGAGGTAAGTTTACTCTTTCTAAAAACAAGATAAAAGAACAACTGGAAACTCCTCAGGCTTATGATTATTTGCGCTCAACCGGTAAGTCGGTCGGACAAATATTTGGTTTGCAAGCTACCGGATATTTTGTTGACCAGGCAGATATTAATAACAGTCCAACACAACAGTTTGGTCAGGTAAAACCAGGTGATATTAAATATAAAGATCAGAATAATGATGGTGTAATCAATAACAACGATTTTGTTGCTATGGGATATAATTCAACCGTTCCTGAAATTTATTATTCATTCAATGTAGGTTTGGAATGGAAAGGATTAGGTTTTAATGCTTTATTCCAGGGAGTAGGTAACTACACTGCAATATTGGGAGCTACAAGTGTTTATCAGCCTTTGGTAGGTAACTCTACTATATCTAATTATTATTATGCTAACAGATGGAGTGCTGAAAATCCAAATGCCCGTTTTCCTCGTTTAACTACAGAAGCTGTAGATAATAACTTAAAAGTAAGTTCTGTTTGGATGGCCGATCGTTCATTCTTAAAATTACGTAACTGTGAAATCTATTATAAGTTACCAGCTTCTTTCTTGGAAAGAATAAAGATCAAGAATGCTAAATTTTATGTAAGAGGAATTGATTTGCTATGCTTTGATAAGATCGACGTAAGTGATCCTGAAGCAATGGGAATATCATATCCTGCAACACGTTCTGTGAATTTTGGGCTATCTCTCGGCTTTTAA
- a CDS encoding RagB/SusD family nutrient uptake outer membrane protein: MKLKNIFIGLGCVLAFSSCTNEMDYHEYTVYGKDYVFTDFGRTSGFVTNIYSYLDSDLPSNGSLSSACDESEYAWSWSNVHDFYNGSWGPLNSYSMWGYYRAIREANYYLKEFPNADFSELKFDKDYQAQMNRFNRYQYEVRLLRAYYYFLLVRAYGDVPFTTNVLTEDEANKLERTPAATVFQFITDECDAVADKLPINYNDLKEDASTIGSVETGRVTRGMALALKARTLLYQASPLFNANNDLALWKKAAEASKAVIDYCSLNNIKLGKYSALWGTENWKASEMIFVRRIGDTNSPETTNFPVGMENGNSGNCPTQTLVDAYEMKTTGKAWDETESGYDPQKPYTNRDPRLSMTVAVNGEKWPSTNANLLETYIGGRNGLPISGATPTGYYLKKYLDGTIDISAQNSSGGKKHNWITFRLGEFYLNYAEAVFKYLGSSDATNDQFTMSAKDAVNVIRNREDVKMPAFPAGLSNADFLKKYERERMVELAFEGHRFWDVRRWKEGDKFKSIVRMEISKDNSNYTYNRVIKNRIWDDKMYLFPIPDVEIRKNSNLTQNPGW, translated from the coding sequence ATGAAATTAAAAAATATATTCATAGGCTTAGGTTGTGTACTTGCTTTTTCATCTTGTACTAATGAAATGGATTATCACGAGTATACAGTATATGGTAAAGACTATGTCTTTACAGACTTTGGTCGTACAAGTGGCTTTGTTACCAATATATATAGTTACCTTGATTCAGATTTACCTTCTAATGGTTCATTAAGTTCTGCGTGCGATGAATCTGAATATGCATGGTCATGGTCTAATGTTCATGATTTTTATAATGGATCATGGGGACCATTGAATTCATATTCAATGTGGGGATACTATAGAGCTATCAGAGAAGCAAACTACTATCTGAAAGAATTCCCGAATGCAGATTTCTCTGAACTTAAGTTTGATAAAGATTATCAGGCTCAGATGAATCGTTTCAATCGTTATCAGTATGAAGTTCGTTTGTTGAGAGCTTATTATTATTTCTTATTGGTCAGAGCATACGGAGACGTACCGTTTACAACAAATGTTCTTACAGAAGATGAAGCTAATAAATTAGAAAGAACTCCGGCTGCGACCGTTTTCCAATTTATAACAGACGAATGTGATGCTGTTGCTGATAAACTACCTATAAACTACAATGATTTAAAAGAAGATGCATCAACAATAGGTAGTGTTGAAACTGGTCGTGTTACCCGTGGTATGGCTTTGGCATTGAAAGCAAGAACACTTTTGTATCAGGCAAGTCCTTTATTTAATGCAAATAATGATTTGGCTTTATGGAAAAAAGCTGCAGAAGCTAGTAAAGCAGTTATTGACTATTGTAGTCTGAATAACATTAAGCTTGGCAAATATTCAGCTTTATGGGGCACTGAGAACTGGAAAGCTTCAGAAATGATTTTTGTTAGAAGAATAGGTGATACTAACTCTCCGGAAACAACAAATTTCCCTGTTGGTATGGAAAATGGTAATTCAGGAAACTGTCCGACACAAACTTTGGTTGATGCTTATGAAATGAAAACAACCGGAAAGGCATGGGATGAAACAGAAAGTGGTTATGATCCTCAAAAACCATATACAAACAGAGACCCACGATTAAGTATGACCGTTGCTGTTAATGGAGAGAAATGGCCTAGCACAAATGCAAATCTTTTAGAGACATATATTGGAGGTAGAAATGGTCTGCCTATATCTGGTGCTACTCCAACAGGATATTACCTGAAGAAATATTTGGATGGAACTATTGATATCAGTGCTCAAAATAGCAGTGGTGGAAAGAAACACAACTGGATTACTTTCAGATTAGGCGAGTTTTATTTAAATTATGCTGAGGCTGTATTTAAATATTTAGGTTCGTCAGATGCAACAAATGATCAATTTACAATGTCTGCTAAAGATGCCGTTAATGTTATTCGAAATCGTGAAGACGTTAAAATGCCGGCCTTCCCAGCTGGATTATCAAATGCTGATTTCTTGAAAAAGTACGAACGCGAACGTATGGTTGAGTTAGCTTTCGAAGGACATCGTTTCTGGGATGTTCGTCGCTGGAAAGAAGGTGATAAGTTTAAGAGTATTGTTAGAATGGAGATTTCAAAAGATAATAGTAATTATACTTATAACCGTGTTATAAAGAATCGTATCTGGGACGATAAGATGTATTTATTCCCTATTCCGGATGTTGAAATAAGAAAGAATTCTAATCTTACTCAAAATCCAGGTTGGTAA
- a CDS encoding discoidin domain-containing protein, with protein MKLKFIYSLAVVFLLLMNACDDKIEQFELVGYTGVPASIDTKAVQSEALPGQIKLKWQAPAGDFAYLQIKYYDPLQKKDMYKIASKGTTEMLISNTRARYGAYKFYFQTFNAAKEGGDINIVEATSGAAPSVTTVAEKTKITLTDSQLSTNAQEPSEGPIKNLLDGNSGTFFHTRWSSPQIPLPQYIQINFNEAHENFLIYYMNRNNSGTSARPSSVELQISNDGQNWETVTTLSGLPTAVSSEYTSSYVAPGKKFTYFRFNVIVTTGNTKYFNMAEFAIYDVKLNVFNPETDEKD; from the coding sequence ATGAAACTAAAATTTATATATTCATTAGCAGTTGTATTTCTTCTGCTAATGAATGCATGTGATGATAAAATTGAGCAATTTGAACTAGTTGGGTATACCGGTGTTCCTGCTTCTATTGATACTAAGGCAGTTCAGTCGGAGGCATTACCTGGACAAATAAAACTTAAATGGCAGGCTCCTGCTGGAGATTTTGCTTATTTGCAGATAAAATATTATGATCCGTTACAAAAAAAGGATATGTATAAAATAGCATCAAAAGGTACTACCGAGATGCTTATTAGTAATACTAGAGCCCGTTATGGAGCATATAAATTTTATTTCCAGACATTTAATGCAGCAAAAGAAGGTGGAGATATAAATATTGTTGAGGCTACTTCTGGAGCAGCGCCTTCAGTTACTACTGTAGCAGAGAAGACAAAAATAACTCTTACCGACTCTCAATTAAGTACTAATGCTCAGGAACCATCAGAGGGTCCTATAAAGAATCTTCTTGACGGAAATTCAGGAACTTTCTTCCATACAAGATGGAGCTCTCCTCAAATTCCATTGCCTCAATATATCCAGATAAACTTTAATGAGGCTCATGAAAACTTTTTGATTTATTACATGAATCGAAATAATTCGGGAACATCTGCAAGACCAAGCAGTGTTGAATTACAGATAAGTAATGATGGTCAGAATTGGGAAACTGTAACAACCCTTTCAGGTTTACCAACTGCTGTCAGTTCAGAGTATACTTCAAGCTATGTTGCTCCAGGTAAGAAGTTTACCTACTTCCGCTTTAATGTAATTGTTACCACTGGAAATACTAAGTATTTCAATATGGCAGAATTTGCAATATATGATGTGAAACTAAATGTATTTAATCCTGAAACAGACGAAAAGGACTAG
- a CDS encoding family 16 glycosylhydrolase, with product MAAIISTFSACSDNDNLATDSVDTSLLCLKQSAGCWNGSDAAISMKIASSEKKDTVVNLNLALYQNRVADKDVNVDLMIDKDSLATLISNAEKGSLYEKAQLLPDSYYELSSNQLSMKAGEKEGSSLTVTIHKDKLLADDIVRRNGKFVLPVKIQNSTSYTINKKVNSLMLVFKFADFDETKPDPAMPESEKDGMLLIWSDEFNSNSAPDSNNWTFEKGFVRNEELQWYQSDNAQCKDGALVITGKKERVQNPNYVAGSSSWKTSRQYAEYTSTSMTTHSKFDFQYGRLEVRAKIPTGKGAWPAIWTLGNWYDWPSCGEIDLLEYYLIGGEPYILANTAWGTDKAWTAQWNSVKTKFSNFTATDADWAKKYHVWRMDWNEDEIDLYVDDVLYNTTKQSQTQNGSAANYTWPFKQKQYILLNLAIGSNGGTPADDVFPMQYMIDYVRVYQKKL from the coding sequence ATGGCTGCGATAATATCTACATTTTCTGCATGCAGTGACAATGATAACCTTGCAACAGATAGTGTAGATACATCATTGCTTTGTTTGAAACAATCTGCCGGTTGCTGGAATGGTTCCGATGCTGCCATATCAATGAAAATTGCCTCTTCTGAGAAAAAAGATACAGTTGTTAATTTGAATCTTGCGTTGTATCAGAACAGAGTTGCCGATAAGGATGTTAATGTTGACCTGATGATTGATAAAGATTCATTAGCCACTTTAATAAGTAATGCAGAAAAAGGCAGTTTGTATGAAAAGGCACAACTCCTTCCAGATAGTTATTACGAATTATCGTCTAATCAGCTTTCAATGAAAGCCGGCGAAAAAGAAGGTTCTTCCTTGACAGTAACTATTCATAAAGATAAATTGCTGGCTGATGATATTGTAAGAAGAAACGGAAAATTTGTTTTGCCGGTTAAGATTCAGAACTCAACTTCTTATACAATAAATAAGAAAGTAAATTCTTTAATGCTGGTATTTAAGTTTGCCGATTTCGATGAAACAAAACCAGATCCGGCTATGCCTGAGAGTGAGAAAGATGGCATGCTATTGATTTGGAGTGATGAATTCAATTCTAACAGTGCTCCTGATTCGAATAACTGGACTTTTGAAAAAGGCTTTGTTCGTAATGAAGAACTGCAATGGTATCAGTCGGATAATGCTCAATGTAAAGATGGTGCTTTAGTAATTACAGGAAAAAAAGAAAGAGTGCAGAATCCTAATTATGTGGCTGGTAGTTCCAGTTGGAAAACAAGTCGTCAATATGCAGAGTACACTTCTACTTCGATGACTACCCATAGTAAGTTCGATTTCCAATACGGACGTCTTGAAGTTAGGGCAAAGATTCCGACAGGGAAAGGTGCCTGGCCAGCTATATGGACACTTGGAAATTGGTACGATTGGCCGTCATGCGGTGAAATTGATTTGTTGGAATATTATCTGATAGGCGGTGAACCTTATATTCTGGCTAATACTGCATGGGGAACAGATAAAGCATGGACTGCTCAGTGGAATTCTGTAAAGACTAAATTCTCTAATTTTACAGCAACGGATGCAGATTGGGCCAAGAAATACCACGTATGGCGTATGGATTGGAATGAAGATGAAATAGATCTATATGTAGATGATGTTTTGTATAATACCACAAAACAGTCTCAAACACAGAATGGATCTGCTGCAAATTACACATGGCCATTTAAACAAAAACAATATATATTGTTAAACCTGGCTATAGGATCTAATGGGGGCACACCTGCTGATGATGTATTCCCAATGCAATATATGATTGATTATGTTAGGGTATATCAAAAGAAATTGTGA
- a CDS encoding glycoside hydrolase family 16 protein, producing MKKYNDTDMKMYKLLLLCLFVPTLAFGQKWKLVWSEEFNYKGKPNEKFWSFEKGFARNEELQWYQDKNAYCKKGVLVIEARREKVLNPEYKKGDTNWKTSREYAEYTSSSINTQGKKEFLYGRVEVRAKISTACGSWPAIWTLGKDKEWPSNGEVDLMEFYRINNVPSILANAAWGTNVRWKAKWDGSNKPLSHFKEKDADWASKFHIWRMDWDKDFIRLYLDDELLNEIDLSKTINADGSNAFHQPQYLLLNLAIGRNGGDPSQTKFPLTYEIDYVRIYQQK from the coding sequence ATGAAAAAATATAATGATACTGATATGAAAATGTATAAGCTTTTATTGCTATGTCTTTTTGTTCCAACCTTAGCTTTTGGACAAAAGTGGAAGCTGGTGTGGAGCGAAGAATTTAATTATAAAGGAAAGCCCAATGAAAAATTTTGGAGCTTTGAGAAAGGATTTGCCCGCAATGAAGAGTTGCAGTGGTATCAGGATAAAAATGCATATTGCAAAAAAGGTGTTTTAGTTATAGAAGCACGTAGAGAAAAAGTCCTGAATCCTGAATATAAGAAGGGAGATACTAATTGGAAAACTTCAAGAGAGTATGCAGAATATACATCTTCTTCTATAAATACCCAGGGTAAAAAGGAATTTTTATACGGACGTGTTGAGGTTAGAGCAAAGATATCTACAGCATGTGGTTCCTGGCCTGCAATTTGGACTTTAGGTAAAGATAAGGAATGGCCGTCGAACGGTGAAGTTGACTTGATGGAATTTTATCGGATAAACAATGTTCCTTCTATATTGGCCAATGCTGCATGGGGAACAAATGTGAGATGGAAAGCTAAGTGGGATGGTTCGAATAAACCCTTGAGCCATTTTAAAGAAAAAGATGCTGATTGGGCAAGTAAATTTCATATCTGGCGTATGGATTGGGATAAAGATTTTATCCGGTTGTATCTTGATGATGAATTATTGAATGAGATTGATCTTTCCAAAACGATCAATGCGGATGGTAGTAATGCGTTTCATCAACCTCAATATTTACTTTTAAATCTTGCAATAGGACGTAATGGGGGAGATCCTTCTCAAACAAAGTTTCCATTAACCTATGAAATAGATTACGTGCGGATTTATCAGCAAAAATAG
- a CDS encoding glycoside hydrolase family 43 protein gives MACVAFFSVQVGAVNKSFYPGKLWPDDKGVHVNAHGGGTLYFQGKYYWFGEFKSENTSSALVGVTCYSSSDLYNWEKQGIALNVEDDEKSDITKGCIIERPKVVYNKKTDKFVMWFHLELKGQGYAAARVGVAVSNKITGPYKFIRSFRSNPGIYPLNMTDEQKKLSLNTEDYKDWWTPQWYKAVDNGLFTKRDLKDGQMSRDMTIYVDDDGKAYHIYSSEENLTLQIAELTDDYLGHSGKYIRIFPGGHNEAPAIFKKDGVYWMITSGCTGWDPNEARMFSATNIWGPWKKYPNPCVGNDAKLTFHSQSTFIQKVEGKKDAYIFMADRWTPKHPIDARYIWLPILFENGKPVLKWYDQWNLSIFK, from the coding sequence ATGGCTTGTGTAGCCTTTTTCAGTGTTCAGGTTGGTGCAGTAAATAAATCATTTTATCCAGGTAAGTTATGGCCCGATGATAAAGGTGTTCATGTTAATGCTCATGGAGGTGGAACTTTATATTTTCAGGGTAAGTATTATTGGTTTGGAGAGTTCAAAAGCGAAAATACCAGTAGTGCTTTAGTTGGAGTAACCTGCTATTCTTCTTCCGATCTTTATAACTGGGAAAAACAGGGGATTGCTTTAAATGTTGAAGATGATGAGAAGAGCGATATAACTAAAGGTTGTATTATTGAACGTCCTAAGGTTGTATATAATAAGAAGACGGATAAGTTTGTGATGTGGTTTCACCTGGAACTGAAGGGACAAGGATATGCTGCTGCACGAGTTGGTGTTGCTGTGAGTAATAAGATAACCGGACCATATAAGTTCATTCGTTCGTTTCGTTCCAATCCAGGAATCTATCCATTGAATATGACGGATGAACAGAAGAAACTTTCTTTGAATACTGAAGATTATAAAGATTGGTGGACTCCGCAATGGTACAAGGCTGTTGATAATGGCTTGTTTACAAAAAGAGATTTAAAGGATGGGCAGATGTCTCGAGATATGACAATTTACGTGGACGACGACGGAAAGGCTTACCATATTTATTCGTCTGAAGAGAATCTGACTCTCCAGATTGCCGAATTGACTGACGATTATTTAGGTCACTCCGGAAAATATATTCGTATTTTCCCTGGTGGACACAATGAGGCTCCGGCAATATTCAAGAAGGATGGTGTGTACTGGATGATTACTTCCGGTTGTACCGGCTGGGACCCTAACGAGGCTCGTATGTTTTCTGCTACAAATATCTGGGGACCGTGGAAAAAGTATCCTAATCCTTGTGTTGGAAATGATGCTAAACTGACTTTCCATTCTCAAAGCACTTTTATACAAAAAGTGGAAGGCAAAAAAGATGCTTATATCTTTATGGCAGACAGATGGACGCCTAAACATCCTATCGATGCCCGTTATATATGGCTACCCATTCTCTTTGAAAATGGTAAACCAGTTTTGAAATGGTATGACCAATGGAATCTCAGCATTTTCAAATAG
- a CDS encoding glycoside hydrolase family 2 TIM barrel-domain containing protein, whose translation MRKLMLVLFACISALSLVKADTILNNVYARHTQSLNGSWNSIVDPFDNGYYDYRLNVSNNGFFKNQKAKSKSDLVEYNFDTAPLIKVPGDWNTQDDKLFFYEGSVWYKKDFNYTPKAGTKAFLYFGAVNYFCNVYLNGEQIGTHEGGFTPFNFDVTNKLKEGSNFVILRVNNERKPEGVPTVNSDWWNYGGITRDVLLVETPDVFVDDYLVQLPKGSYDKVEGYVQLNEKKAGVEVSVEIPELKIQKKLVTDAEGKAVFALKAKPKLWSPESPKLYDVVIRNGEDVLNDKIGFRQIETQGKSILLNGKKTFLRGISIHEEAPYRQGRVFSKEESMLLLSWAKEMGCNFVRLAHYPHNEFMVRAAEEMGLMVWSEIPVYWTIHWSNPDTYKNASTQLNDMMERDKNRCGIIIWSVANETPHSDARDKFLADLAAQVRAKDNTRLLSMAMEVTGTKGNVSQVKDYMSKYVDIISFNNYLGWYGGTPEDCKTRQWDIPYDKPFFISEFGGGALQGKHGDKTERWTEEYQEELYKNTLDMYNRVDGFAGTSPWILMDFRSSRRQLNGIQDFFNRKGVISERGMKKKAFYVLQNFYKMKKEQELKH comes from the coding sequence ATGAGGAAATTAATGCTGGTTTTATTCGCATGTATCTCTGCACTTTCGCTGGTGAAAGCTGACACGATACTGAATAATGTATACGCACGCCACACACAATCACTAAACGGATCCTGGAATTCCATAGTGGATCCCTTCGACAATGGGTATTATGACTATAGGCTTAATGTAAGTAACAACGGCTTTTTTAAAAATCAAAAGGCAAAATCTAAATCGGACTTGGTGGAGTATAATTTTGATACTGCTCCACTGATCAAAGTTCCGGGTGACTGGAATACGCAAGATGATAAACTATTCTTTTACGAAGGTAGTGTTTGGTACAAGAAAGACTTTAATTATACTCCAAAAGCGGGTACCAAAGCATTCCTTTATTTTGGTGCTGTGAACTATTTCTGTAATGTTTATCTGAATGGAGAACAGATTGGAACTCACGAAGGCGGATTTACTCCTTTTAATTTTGATGTGACCAACAAACTAAAAGAGGGAAGTAACTTTGTGATTCTTCGTGTGAATAATGAACGTAAACCGGAAGGTGTGCCAACGGTGAATTCCGACTGGTGGAACTACGGAGGAATTACCCGGGACGTATTGTTGGTTGAAACTCCTGATGTTTTTGTAGACGATTATCTGGTTCAACTTCCCAAAGGAAGCTATGACAAGGTGGAAGGTTACGTTCAGCTAAATGAAAAGAAGGCTGGGGTAGAAGTTTCTGTAGAGATTCCTGAGCTAAAAATTCAGAAGAAATTGGTGACCGATGCTGAGGGAAAAGCGGTATTTGCTTTAAAAGCTAAACCAAAACTATGGTCGCCTGAATCTCCAAAACTGTATGATGTTGTAATTCGTAACGGTGAAGATGTACTGAATGATAAGATTGGTTTCCGCCAGATAGAGACACAAGGGAAAAGTATCCTGCTGAACGGTAAGAAGACTTTCCTTAGAGGTATATCCATTCACGAAGAGGCTCCTTACCGTCAGGGACGAGTTTTCTCGAAAGAGGAATCAATGCTTCTGTTAAGCTGGGCAAAAGAAATGGGATGCAACTTTGTTCGCTTGGCTCATTACCCGCACAATGAATTTATGGTTCGTGCCGCTGAAGAGATGGGGCTAATGGTTTGGAGTGAAATTCCGGTTTACTGGACTATTCACTGGAGCAATCCCGATACTTACAAGAATGCTTCCACACAATTAAATGATATGATGGAACGCGACAAGAATCGTTGCGGCATTATAATCTGGTCGGTTGCCAACGAAACTCCGCACAGCGATGCACGCGATAAGTTCCTTGCCGATCTTGCTGCTCAGGTTCGTGCAAAAGACAACACTCGCTTGCTAAGCATGGCTATGGAAGTAACCGGAACAAAAGGAAACGTGAGTCAGGTAAAAGATTATATGAGCAAGTATGTAGATATTATCAGTTTCAACAATTACCTGGGATGGTATGGTGGAACTCCGGAAGATTGCAAAACCCGCCAATGGGATATTCCGTATGACAAACCATTCTTCATTAGCGAATTCGGAGGAGGAGCATTACAAGGCAAGCACGGCGACAAAACAGAACGTTGGACGGAAGAGTATCAGGAAGAACTTTATAAAAACACGCTCGATATGTATAACCGCGTTGATGGATTTGCCGGAACTTCTCCATGGATTTTGATGGATTTCCGCTCATCACGTCGTCAATTAAACGGTATCCAGGATTTCTTCAATCGTAAAGGAGTAATCTCTGAAAGAGGTATGAAGAAGAAAGCATTCTATGTGCTTCAGAACTTCTATAAGATGAAAAAGGAACAAGAACTGAAACATTAA